Part of the Nitrosopumilus sp. genome, TCTTTTGAAAATGTATTTGCTGTAGGCGATGTAACAAGTTTAACTGTTGCAGAAAACATGGCAGTTCCAAAAGCTGGAATTTTTGCAGAAGGAGAAGGAATAACAGTAGCTAAAAATATTATTTCAAAAATTCAATCCAAAGAAGATTACACATTATTTGATGGAAAAGGTGGGTGCTTCATTGAATCTGGTAGAGATACAGCATCTATAATTGAAGTTGATATGTTCTCAAATAATAAACCGACAACTAATCTTACTGAATCGACCTCTGATAATCTTTCTAAAAAGATTGAATTTGAAAGAGAACGATTATCAAAATGGTTATAGTTTATTCATCTGAATCTTTGTTTTTTGAAATATGTTCTAAAATTGCTCTAACTTCAACACCTAATTCTTGATTATTGTTAGATAGATTGAGTTTTTCTGGAAGACTATTTTTAAAATCCTCAGCTTCGGATTCTATACTTCGTTTTTGGATACAATCTAGATGATCTTCACCTGTAGCAGAAATCTTGTGACATATCTTACAAAGTTTCATGTTTTTGTTAATTAATAGGACGATTTAATAATTTCATTTTATGCCTCTGAATCGAGGGAACGTAGTCTAGCTTGGTATGATACTAGTCTGGGGGACTAGTGGTCGCAGGTTCAATTCCTGCCGTTCCCATTATAACTTAAGAATTTTAAGCAATTGTTCAAAATTTTCTTGTGATTTTTCTTGTTTGTATAATTTTAGAGCCTGAATAATTTTTTCTTTAGGTGAACTTTTGAATATTTTTTGAGTTTTTTTAGAAATCCCTGAACCAATAAAAAATGCCTGTGAAATTGATGTAACATTAGATGGTCTTCTTTGCGTACTGCCACTTTCAAAATCAATTAACGAAGATTTTGTTTTACCTACAATAACATGTTTTGAAATATTACTTAATTCACCATGATCAAATCCAATCTGATCTAGTCTATAACAATCCTCTAAGATATTTTTTATTGTAGATTTTAATTTTTTTGCACTACCAATACCTTTCAATGTTTCAATCCATTTGCTAAATTTTTCTCCTTCCAGATATTCCATCACCAAAAAATTTTTACTTGCATCAATCATTTTTGGACCAACATCGACAGAATTGACTAATTGTAACAAAGATGATTCATTCTTCATATTCTTTCTTTGAGAATCTGTTCTTCTAATTTTCAAAGCAACTTCTTTGTTTCCTCTTTTGGCAATTACTACAATACCTACGTATCCTTTGCCTAAAATTGCTAAATTCCCAAGTGTTGTGGGGCCAGTTAATGAAATTGATTTAATTTTTAATTTTTCTAATTCGCTGATCCTTGACTTAAGTTGTCTATTGGTTGCATTTGGATATCCTAAAATTTTTGAGTATGGGTCATCTGAAAATTTTTTAATTGAAATGAAGGAGAGTGCCATCTACTGAAATCAATTCAACTGCTTCCTTTTTAATTAATTTACTTAGGTTTTTGTTTCCTATTGATATCTTGAAACCTTTTTTGAGATCAGCCTGAAGACCTTTTGATATACATACTTGAAGGTTTTCCCTCAAAAACACTTTCATGAAATTTACTGCATCAACATATTTTCTTTTTTCCAGAGAAACTATTTTTTTGTCATTTCCTAGCCATACTAATTCGGCATTTTTAAGATTTTTAGAAATAAAACTATGGGTGCTACCTTCCCTAAAAAATTCTGGTCCCTTCTTTCGATATATTTCATTAATTTTTGTAGATTCTAAAAAGAACATTAGATAGGCTTCATTTTGTTGATCTGTGTATGATTTACTCCGAAGTACAGTAAAACCTCCTAATTCTAACTGCGTAGATAACATTGATGTTGTTCTTTTGATTTGTCCCCAAATTATATCTGGACTTCTAGGTTTGAAATTGAATTTTATCACCAGTAAATTTTTCCAAAATTTATTTACCACTCTTCGTTTTTTATCCTTGAAAAATCCTAAACTTGGATTATTCTTTAAAGCTCTAGAAATTAAAATAAATTTTCCAATATTTTCATCTGAAATAGCAGCTGCTAAATTTCTGTTACTGTCAATTGGATCGATAACCACAATTGATGTTTCAAATGATTTTGAGGTTTCCCCAATTATTTGATTCTCTTTTATTTTTGAAATTGATTTTATCAAATTTTCAAAACTTCCAAATTCTAAAATTAAAACTTCAGAAATATATCCACTGAATCCTTGTTTTGCAATCTCTGCACCATAAATTCCATTTGATTTTAAAAATGTCTTCAATACTCGAACTTCATTTTTCATCTTTGTTGTTAATGATTTTTTCATAAACTTTGTATGGAATGGTGATCTATCAGCAGCGCTTTTCCATTCTCCGATTTTTACATCATAACATGGTACTATGTTGATTTTTGTATTATTGATTTTAGCCTCAACATATGGATGTTGAGAATATCTTACATAGGGAGAATATTTTTTCAGTGAATTAAAACCAATTTTCTTTGAAATTTTTTCAAATTTTTCTTCAGATATAGTTTTTTTAAATTTAATGAAAATGTCAACGTCTGCATCTTTGGATAACCATGTACCCTTTGCAAAAGAACCACCAAATTCTAAACCAATCACTTCAGAATATTTTTCAATTTCTTTTTCTACCAGTTCAAAAGCTATTTCTGCAATTTGATTTTTTGATTTTTCTATTACTTTTGAAGGGATTACAGATTTAGAAACTTTAGAAATTATTTGTTTCATTTTCTTGCATTAATCTCCAATAAATCTGAATAGATAGGCCCACTTGAAGTAAGCTCACTTTTTTTCAATTTAATACTGGATATCTTTTGTATTCCAAAACTCTCCATT contains:
- a CDS encoding RIO1 family regulatory kinase/ATPase; this encodes MALSFISIKKFSDDPYSKILGYPNATNRQLKSRISELEKLKIKSISLTGPTTLGNLAILGKGYVGIVVIAKRGNKEVALKIRRTDSQRKNMKNESSLLQLVNSVDVGPKMIDASKNFLVMEYLEGEKFSKWIETLKGIGSAKKLKSTIKNILEDCYRLDQIGFDHGELSNISKHVIVGKTKSSLIDFESGSTQRRPSNVTSISQAFFIGSGISKKTQKIFKSSPKEKIIQALKLYKQEKSQENFEQLLKILKL
- the cca gene encoding CCA tRNA nucleotidyltransferase, with translation MKQIISKVSKSVIPSKVIEKSKNQIAEIAFELVEKEIEKYSEVIGLEFGGSFAKGTWLSKDADVDIFIKFKKTISEEKFEKISKKIGFNSLKKYSPYVRYSQHPYVEAKINNTKINIVPCYDVKIGEWKSAADRSPFHTKFMKKSLTTKMKNEVRVLKTFLKSNGIYGAEIAKQGFSGYISEVLILEFGSFENLIKSISKIKENQIIGETSKSFETSIVVIDPIDSNRNLAAAISDENIGKFILISRALKNNPSLGFFKDKKRRVVNKFWKNLLVIKFNFKPRSPDIIWGQIKRTTSMLSTQLELGGFTVLRSKSYTDQQNEAYLMFFLESTKINEIYRKKGPEFFREGSTHSFISKNLKNAELVWLGNDKKIVSLEKRKYVDAVNFMKVFLRENLQVCISKGLQADLKKGFKISIGNKNLSKLIKKEAVELISVDGTLLHFN